GCAGGCTGCGCTGACGCGAATTGCAGATTCCAGAGCTGAGGCTGTTGTGCTTATCGGAACTCCGGGGCCGAGCACTCAGTTTATCCGAGGATGCGCCGAAATGGGCTATCATCCGGTCTTTTTGAGTGACTCTTTTGTGGGCGCGCACGAGATGGCGCGGCGTCTCAAAGGTGTCTCCGCAACGCTTTTGCTTTCGCAGGTTTTGCCTCCTCCGTTTTTGCCTTCTGGAGAAGCCGCTCCGTATGCTCGAAAATATGTCCAGCTTCTTGCTCAGTATTATCCGGATGAAGTCCCGGATATTGTGGGGTTTGAGGGCTATGTGAATGCTCGGGTGCTTGTGGAAGGGCTGAGGCGTTCTGGTCCTGACCTTTCCCGGTCCACATTTATTCAGGCTATTGAGACAATTCGGAACCAGTCTGTTGCGCCCGGCAAAGCTCTGAGCTTTAGTCAGGTCGATCATCAGGGGCTTGATGAGGTCAATTTTATCTTGCTCCAGGATGGAACAAGCGAGGCTGTGACTGACTGGGATGCCTTACGGCAAGCCCTTCAGCGCAGGAAGAAGTAGAGGACGTCATGGAAAGAATATTCATGAAGCGCTTTCGTAACATCAGCCTGAAAAACAAGATTTATTTTTCTATTCTGGCCGTCATTATGATGATTAGTGCGGCAATTGCACTGCTTGCCAGAGGAATTCTTTTAGAAAGTCTGACTTCCGAACTGGAGCACCGAGGGGTCGCCATTGCGCAGTCTGTTGCAGAGCAGGGACGAAAGTCAGTTTTGGACAGTAAGATTCCAGCATTGACCGCGTTGCTTTTTCGAGAGCGCCTCGAAGGTGAGCGGCGGGATCTTGTTTCATATATTTTTATCATTGATAATGAAAAAAGGGTGGTAGCACACACCTTTACTCGACCTTTTCCGCAAACGCTGCGTATGGCAAACCCTCTTCCTGAGGGGCGCGATATAAAGTCTAAGATTCGGCAAATTGAGGTGCAGGGGCGCAAGGCCGTGGACATTGCCATGCCCATGCAGGAAGGAATTTATCGCATTGCCACGGTTCACGTTGGCCTAAACAAGCAGCACATTGATACGCTTGTGGGGCGGCTGCGGGCCATGTTTCTTGGGTTTATCACGCTTGTCGTGACCATTATTTTTTGGATTAGCCACAAGATTTCGCGGTACATTACGATGCCAATCCAGAAGCTCATTGAAATGGCCGATCAGATTTCTCGCGGTAATTTGAACTTTAAGCTCGACCTTGGTCGGCAGTATGATGATGTCCTGTCCGAGGAAGGCGAGTATGAGCGATGTCCTGCGTATCACAACTCAGATTTGCCCTGCTGGCACGTCGACAAGTTTATGGGGTCACTTTCTCCCGACAGTCCGCCGCCCGTTAAGCCTGCGTATTGTCGCGAATGTGTTATCCGCCACAGGCAGACTGGTGACGAGGTCCTTCAGCTTGCGGATTCCTTTGTGTACATGGTCCGCTCTGTGCGGCTCTATCGAAACAAGGTCCGCGAGTCCGAGGCGAAATACCGGACCCTTTTTGATTCCGGTCCAGATCCCGTTTTTGTCGTCGATGCTGTGACGCTTGATATTTTGGACGTCAATCCCCGGTGTACGGGGACGTATGGCTACTCCACGCAGGAACTTTTTGGAATGCGTTTTGACGCTCTCCAGAGTGACGAAAAGCAGACAAAGGATTTATTACGCTTTGCAGGCGAAAAACAGCCCGGTGAGCGGAAGTTTTTCCCAAAGATTATTCACCATCGGCGGGATGGTCAGCCGCTGTTTGTGAACATGCACGCCTGTCGGACGCGTTACGGTGGCCGGGAGGCAATGATTGTCTCTACAACGGACATTACTGATATTATAGAAAAAGATGCGCAGCTTGTGCAGGCCAGCAAGATGACAACGCTCGGCGAAATGTCTGCGGGCATTGCTCATGAGCTGAATCAGCCGCTCAATGCCATTCGCATGGGCAGTGACTATCTTGCCATGATGGCGGAGCGGGGACAGCAGGTTCCTGAATCTGACTTGCGGCAGGTCACAAGCGAGATTGCGAACCAGATTGACAGAGCGACGGAAATCGTGAACACCCTCCGGCAGTTCGGAAGAAAATCCGATATTACGCCAGAACGACTCAATGTGAACGAGCCGGTTCATGCCGTACTGAAAATTCTGTCACGGCAGTTGACCTTGCAGAATATTCGCGTTCACCTCGATCTTGCAGAGCATCTGCCGCTCATCAGAGCACACGGAAACCGTTTGCAGCAGGTTTTCTTTAACCTTGTGTCAAACGCCCGCGATGCTATCAACATGTGGTCAGACAAGGAGGACGGACCTGCTGACCGTGTTATTCGTATTCATACAGAGTATGACGATGATCAGGTTTTGCTGACAATTTCAGATACGGGGGCAGGTATTCCAGGCCACCAGATTGAAAAGATTTTTGAACCGTTTTTCACGACAAAAGCGACCGGTCAGGGCATGGGGCTTGGCCTTGCTATTTCTTATGGCATCGTCAAAGATTATGGCGGAGAGATTAGCGTTGAATCTGAACTGGGCGCTGGAACAACATTTTGTCTGAGTTTCCCCCAAGCTCAATGATAGACGAGGATGCACATGAATAAAATTCTTGTGATTGATGACGAGCAGCCTACGCTGTCTATGTTTCGGCTTGTTTTGGGTGCCTATGGGTATGAAGTCCTTACCGCAGAAAGCGGCGAAGAAGGACTGGAAGTGTTTAGCGCCGAACGGCCAGCTATTGTTCTGACGGATATTAAAATGCCGGGTATGGACGGGCTGGATGTGCTGAAACGACTCAAGGAAATTAACCCGCAAACTGAAGTTATTGTCATCACAGGACACGGGGATATGGATATTGCCATTAAAGCCCTGAACCTGAATGCCACGGATTTCATCAACAAGCCTATACAGCGGAATTGCCTCGAGGCTGCACTCTCTCGAGCAAATGAGCGGCTGAAACTTTCTGAGAGCAAGCAGGAAGAAGTCGCCTCTGAGCAGAATGATGGCGTAACGGTCATTCGGGTACAGGGGAACATCACCGCCCAGTCTGAACCGTTTTTTATCTCTGAGTATGAGCATGCTGAAGAAAATGGGAATCCCGTGGTGCTCTATTTTGATGAAAATTCTTCAATCAATGGCGCAGGTATTGCCGTTATGGTTCAGCTCCTCTCTGAGAGTCAGGACCGGGGCGTCGACGTCGCCATTGCCGGGCTTTCTGAAAACTTTCGGAAAGTCTTCGACGCCGTGGGCATTACGCGCTTCGCAACAATTTATGACAGCATCGAAGAAGCGACTCACGCCCTTCAAGCTGGCTAGTATGAAATAAAGAGCGAGTGGGGAATTATTTTATTGGGGCGCTGCCCCAAACCCTGCAAGGGCTTTGGGGTGGGTGGGTTACGAGACTCCGTCTCGTGCTCTGCAAGGGGCGCCGCCCCTTGACCCCGCCCAAGGACGAGGCCCTTGGGAATCCCGCTTTCGCCCGAAATAAAAGGGGCCGGATGAGTGAAAGCCTTTGGCTTTCCCCTTCATCCGGCCCCTTTTTTTCGGCCTAGTGGGCATTTCCCGTGTGTTCTTTTTCTTTGCGCCTCAATCCGGTGGCAACTCGCAAAAGAGAAAGAGGCTCTCGACGCTAGCCCCATTAAGTTTAAAAGCCGTGCAAGCGAAGCTTGCACGGCTTTTAAACTCGATGAGGATACGTAAGGGAATTATTCCCTTACGCGGGGTCCGGGGCTGGCCCCGGTTCCCTTTTCTCCATTCCTCGCTCTACGAAAAACAAAGCCCGGAGCCAAAGGCTCCGGGCTAAGAGAGAGTGCGACACTGGTACAGCAGTGTCTATTACACAAGCTTCTTCGCCGGTGAGAGAAGCTTTGCAAACAGGGTTTTTCTTGTGATTCCTTTAGGGATGAACGCGC
This sequence is a window from Desulfobaculum bizertense DSM 18034. Protein-coding genes within it:
- a CDS encoding response regulator, whose protein sequence is MNKILVIDDEQPTLSMFRLVLGAYGYEVLTAESGEEGLEVFSAERPAIVLTDIKMPGMDGLDVLKRLKEINPQTEVIVITGHGDMDIAIKALNLNATDFINKPIQRNCLEAALSRANERLKLSESKQEEVASEQNDGVTVIRVQGNITAQSEPFFISEYEHAEENGNPVVLYFDENSSINGAGIAVMVQLLSESQDRGVDVAIAGLSENFRKVFDAVGITRFATIYDSIEEATHALQAG
- a CDS encoding ATP-binding protein, giving the protein MERIFMKRFRNISLKNKIYFSILAVIMMISAAIALLARGILLESLTSELEHRGVAIAQSVAEQGRKSVLDSKIPALTALLFRERLEGERRDLVSYIFIIDNEKRVVAHTFTRPFPQTLRMANPLPEGRDIKSKIRQIEVQGRKAVDIAMPMQEGIYRIATVHVGLNKQHIDTLVGRLRAMFLGFITLVVTIIFWISHKISRYITMPIQKLIEMADQISRGNLNFKLDLGRQYDDVLSEEGEYERCPAYHNSDLPCWHVDKFMGSLSPDSPPPVKPAYCRECVIRHRQTGDEVLQLADSFVYMVRSVRLYRNKVRESEAKYRTLFDSGPDPVFVVDAVTLDILDVNPRCTGTYGYSTQELFGMRFDALQSDEKQTKDLLRFAGEKQPGERKFFPKIIHHRRDGQPLFVNMHACRTRYGGREAMIVSTTDITDIIEKDAQLVQASKMTTLGEMSAGIAHELNQPLNAIRMGSDYLAMMAERGQQVPESDLRQVTSEIANQIDRATEIVNTLRQFGRKSDITPERLNVNEPVHAVLKILSRQLTLQNIRVHLDLAEHLPLIRAHGNRLQQVFFNLVSNARDAINMWSDKEDGPADRVIRIHTEYDDDQVLLTISDTGAGIPGHQIEKIFEPFFTTKATGQGMGLGLAISYGIVKDYGGEISVESELGAGTTFCLSFPQAQ